Proteins from a genomic interval of Brachybacterium vulturis:
- a CDS encoding lactate racemase domain-containing protein → MSQTQMQTPGPLIHPIPEGLAERAALLGGPEGVLTDEQIAGFVAEQLAGADLDGKSVCLIIPDGTRSVPLPLVLPAIHEALAGRASSVTVLIALGTHAAMSESAIDTLLGATEHGAAATYPEWTVLNHAWDDPAQIADLGEISAERIAELTGGLLTDIPMRVQINKLVVESDVDLIVGPVFPHEVVGFSGGNKYFFPGCSVHDVIDVSHWVGALITASRIIGTPGITPVRQLIDAASELIDSEKLAITMDVVSGGQELNAIAVGDPQAAWAAMAKISAQTHITYVQKPYRRIVALVPEMYDDMWTGAKGFYKSEPVCADGGDVIIYAPHITEVAAMHPGIRDIGYHNIEYFTKQWERFKDHPWGELAHSTHVTGLGTFDPETGVEEQRVNRFFATSISQEECEAHNVLYLDPASLDIDALRSDPDTLVIDHAGEVLFRLAAERSSL, encoded by the coding sequence ATGAGCCAGACGCAGATGCAGACTCCGGGTCCCCTGATCCACCCGATCCCCGAGGGCCTCGCCGAACGCGCCGCCCTCCTCGGCGGTCCGGAGGGTGTGCTCACCGACGAGCAGATCGCCGGTTTCGTCGCCGAGCAGCTCGCCGGTGCGGACCTGGACGGCAAGAGCGTCTGCCTGATCATCCCCGACGGCACCCGCTCGGTGCCGCTGCCCCTGGTGCTGCCTGCGATCCACGAGGCGCTCGCCGGGAGGGCCTCCTCCGTCACGGTGCTGATCGCGCTGGGCACCCACGCGGCGATGAGCGAGAGCGCGATCGACACCCTGCTCGGCGCCACCGAGCACGGTGCCGCGGCGACCTACCCCGAGTGGACCGTCCTCAACCACGCCTGGGACGATCCCGCCCAGATCGCCGACCTCGGCGAGATCTCCGCCGAGCGGATCGCCGAGCTCACCGGTGGGCTGCTCACCGACATCCCCATGCGCGTGCAGATCAACAAGCTCGTCGTCGAGAGCGATGTGGATCTGATCGTCGGCCCCGTCTTCCCCCACGAGGTCGTCGGCTTCTCCGGCGGCAACAAGTACTTCTTCCCCGGCTGCTCGGTGCACGACGTCATCGACGTCTCCCACTGGGTGGGCGCGCTGATCACCGCCAGCCGCATCATCGGCACCCCCGGCATCACCCCCGTGCGTCAGCTGATCGACGCCGCCAGCGAGCTCATCGACTCCGAGAAGCTCGCCATCACCATGGACGTCGTCTCCGGAGGTCAGGAGCTGAACGCGATCGCCGTCGGCGACCCGCAGGCAGCCTGGGCCGCGATGGCGAAGATCTCCGCGCAGACCCACATCACCTACGTTCAGAAGCCGTACCGGCGGATCGTCGCCCTGGTGCCGGAGATGTACGACGACATGTGGACCGGTGCCAAGGGCTTCTACAAGTCCGAGCCCGTCTGCGCCGACGGCGGCGACGTGATCATCTATGCCCCGCACATCACCGAGGTCGCCGCGATGCACCCCGGGATCCGCGACATCGGCTACCACAACATCGAGTACTTCACCAAGCAGTGGGAGAGGTTCAAGGACCATCCCTGGGGCGAGCTCGCCCATTCCACGCACGTCACGGGCCTGGGCACCTTTGACCCCGAGACGGGGGTGGAGGAGCAACGGGTGAATCGCTTTTTCGCCACCTCGATCTCGCAGGAGGAGTGCGAGGCCCACAACGTCCTGTACCTGGATCCCGCCTCCCTCGATATCGACGCCCTGCGCAGCGATCCGGACACCCTCGTCATCGACCATGCCGGCGAGGTGCTCTTCCGCCTCGCCGCGGAGCGGAGTTCCCTGTGA
- a CDS encoding SulP family inorganic anion transporter, whose translation MTSSAPAPVDTAPQHSQQRPATVRAALRSPRRLKTEILGGLVVALALIPEAISFSIIAGVPPQVGLFASFTMAVTIAVVGGRPAMISAATGAVALVIAPVAREHGMDHLVATVILAGLLQIVLSLLGVAKLMRFIPRSVMTGFVNALAILIFTAQLPHLIGEDIPVIVYPLVAAGIATMVLLPRLTTVVPAPLIAIILITLAVLAAGWTMPNVSDQGELPDSLPELFFPNVPLTLETLQIIAPYALAMALVGIMESLMTAKLVDDITDTHSDKTRETWGQGVANLVTGFFGGMGGCAMIGQTMINVKQSGARTRLSTFLAGVFLLILVVALGDIVGLIPMAALVAVMIMVSVGTFDWHSIRPSTLRLMPWSETAVMLVTVVATVITHNLAIGVVLGVLTAMVLFARRVAHLVGIEKVWETDVDGDGAIDIRRYAVTGQLFWASSNDLVYQFDYAGDPGTVIIDLTAADVWDASTVATLDAVQSKYAARGKEVRIIGLDGASLQRLERLSGNLGEGH comes from the coding sequence ATGACCTCCTCCGCACCGGCGCCCGTCGACACCGCGCCCCAGCACTCCCAGCAGCGGCCAGCCACCGTGCGCGCCGCCCTGCGCAGCCCCCGCCGGCTGAAGACCGAGATCCTCGGCGGCCTGGTGGTCGCCCTCGCCCTGATCCCCGAGGCGATCTCCTTCTCGATCATCGCCGGGGTCCCGCCGCAGGTGGGCCTGTTCGCCTCCTTCACCATGGCGGTGACGATCGCGGTGGTCGGCGGCCGCCCCGCGATGATCTCCGCCGCGACCGGGGCCGTCGCCCTGGTCATCGCCCCGGTGGCCCGCGAGCACGGGATGGACCACCTCGTGGCCACCGTGATCCTCGCGGGACTGCTGCAGATCGTGCTCTCGCTGCTGGGGGTCGCGAAGCTGATGCGGTTCATCCCCCGCAGCGTGATGACCGGCTTCGTCAACGCCCTGGCGATCCTCATCTTCACCGCCCAGCTCCCCCACCTCATCGGCGAGGACATCCCCGTCATCGTCTACCCCCTGGTGGCCGCGGGCATCGCGACCATGGTGCTGCTGCCGCGCCTGACCACCGTGGTGCCGGCGCCGCTGATCGCGATCATCCTGATCACTCTCGCCGTGCTCGCCGCCGGCTGGACGATGCCGAACGTCTCCGACCAGGGCGAGCTGCCCGACTCGCTGCCGGAGCTGTTCTTCCCCAACGTCCCGCTGACGCTCGAGACGCTGCAGATCATCGCCCCCTACGCGCTGGCGATGGCGCTGGTGGGGATCATGGAGTCGCTGATGACGGCCAAGCTGGTCGACGACATCACCGACACCCACTCGGACAAGACCCGGGAGACCTGGGGCCAGGGCGTCGCGAACCTGGTCACCGGGTTCTTCGGCGGCATGGGCGGCTGCGCCATGATCGGCCAGACCATGATCAACGTGAAGCAGTCCGGGGCCCGCACCCGCCTGTCCACCTTCTTGGCCGGCGTCTTCCTGCTCATCCTGGTCGTCGCCCTCGGTGACATCGTGGGCCTGATCCCGATGGCGGCGCTGGTCGCGGTGATGATCATGGTCTCCGTCGGCACCTTCGACTGGCACAGCATCCGCCCCTCCACCCTGCGCCTGATGCCCTGGTCCGAGACCGCCGTCATGCTGGTCACCGTCGTGGCGACCGTGATCACCCACAACCTCGCCATCGGCGTGGTGCTCGGCGTCCTCACCGCGATGGTCCTGTTCGCCCGGCGGGTCGCGCACCTGGTCGGCATCGAGAAGGTCTGGGAGACCGACGTCGACGGCGACGGCGCCATCGACATCCGTCGCTACGCCGTGACGGGCCAGCTCTTCTGGGCCTCGAGCAACGACCTCGTCTACCAGTTCGACTACGCCGGCGATCCCGGGACCGTGATCATCGACCTCACGGCCGCCGACGTCTGGGACGCCTCCACCGTCGCCACCCTCGACGCCGTGCAGTCCAAGTACGCGGCCCGCGGCAAGGAGGTGCGCATCATCGGCCTCGACGGCGCCAGCCTCCAGCGGCTCGAGCGCCTCTCGGGGAATCTCGGCGAGGGTCACTGA
- a CDS encoding MerR family transcriptional regulator, whose translation MSEKDDPQALLHIGAVAERTGLSLRTLRHYDEIGLITPSERSSGGFRLYSEADVERILLIRRMKPLDFTLEQMRELLEVTEAATRPDAPAEVRRTLREFEETAIQRRAALERKVAMADEFLSRLRELSAEA comes from the coding sequence ATGAGCGAGAAGGACGATCCGCAGGCGCTGCTGCACATCGGTGCGGTCGCGGAGCGCACGGGGCTCAGCCTGCGCACCCTGCGCCACTACGACGAGATCGGCCTGATCACCCCCTCGGAGCGCTCCTCCGGCGGGTTCCGGCTGTACTCGGAGGCGGACGTGGAGCGGATCCTGCTGATCCGCCGGATGAAGCCGCTGGACTTCACGCTCGAGCAGATGCGCGAGCTGCTCGAGGTCACCGAGGCCGCCACCCGGCCGGATGCCCCCGCCGAGGTCCGGCGGACGCTGCGGGAGTTCGAGGAGACCGCGATCCAGCGCCGCGCGGCGCTGGAACGGAAGGTCGCGATGGCCGACGAGTTCCTCTCGCGCCTGCGGGAGCTGTCGGCCGAGGCGTGA
- a CDS encoding methyltransferase family protein, which translates to MTAAPEDPDRARPAASRHRSLPPPVVAGAAAVVQGVLARGAGSTSSSRAAAGGLVVGALMLMGASAATLHRERTTISPHDLSGATTLVRAGPFGRSRNPIYLGIAGLLLARAVDRRSWAALLPVGLFVLVMDRTQIPAEEEALRSRFGAEYEEYLRAVPRWWGRGWRTRRGGQGRPVSCPSSAAAAAKKTS; encoded by the coding sequence ATGACCGCCGCACCGGAAGACCCCGACCGAGCTCGCCCGGCAGCATCGCGCCATCGCAGCCTCCCGCCGCCCGTGGTGGCCGGTGCCGCCGCCGTGGTGCAGGGGGTCCTCGCGCGGGGCGCCGGCAGCACCTCCTCGTCCCGGGCCGCTGCAGGTGGGCTGGTCGTCGGCGCGCTGATGCTGATGGGAGCCTCGGCGGCGACGCTCCACCGCGAACGCACGACGATCAGCCCGCACGATCTGTCCGGGGCGACGACCCTGGTGCGCGCCGGGCCCTTCGGCCGCTCCCGGAACCCGATCTACCTCGGGATCGCCGGCCTGCTGCTCGCCCGCGCCGTCGACCGGCGGTCGTGGGCGGCCCTGCTGCCGGTGGGGCTCTTCGTGCTCGTCATGGACCGTACCCAGATCCCTGCCGAGGAGGAGGCGCTCCGGTCCCGGTTCGGCGCCGAGTACGAGGAGTACCTCCGCGCAGTGCCGAGATGGTGGGGCCGGGGGTGGAGAACGCGGCGCGGCGGTCAGGGCCGGCCGGTCTCCTGCCCGTCGTCCGCAGCGGCGGCCGCGAAGAAGACGTCGTAG
- the larB gene encoding nickel pincer cofactor biosynthesis protein LarB, with translation MAETRGPADGAADGKIDGFLDLDLDRARRRGAPEAVLCDAKSVEQVGAIAAEYARLRTEGRGDLGPVLFTRADAARADAVLTALPEALHDADARLLAWPPAPPEPTGGLVVVACAGTSDLPAAREAELTARYLGRPVRLIADIGIAGLHRLQSRLPELREAACVVVAAGMDGALPTVVAGQISAPVVALPTSVGYGVAAGGVTAALTMLSACAPGIGVVNIDNGYGAGHLAAQIARWAPGAR, from the coding sequence ATGGCTGAGACACGCGGGCCGGCCGACGGGGCAGCCGACGGGAAGATCGACGGCTTCCTCGATCTGGACCTGGATCGCGCCCGCCGCCGCGGCGCCCCCGAGGCGGTGCTCTGCGACGCCAAGAGCGTCGAGCAGGTCGGCGCGATCGCCGCGGAGTACGCGCGGCTGCGCACCGAGGGCCGGGGCGACCTCGGCCCGGTGCTGTTCACCCGGGCCGACGCGGCTCGTGCCGACGCGGTGCTGACCGCCCTGCCCGAGGCGCTCCACGACGCCGACGCCCGCCTGCTCGCTTGGCCCCCCGCGCCCCCGGAGCCGACCGGAGGCCTGGTCGTCGTCGCCTGTGCAGGGACCAGCGACCTCCCGGCGGCCCGCGAGGCGGAGCTCACCGCCCGCTATCTCGGACGGCCCGTCCGGCTGATCGCGGACATCGGCATCGCCGGCCTGCATCGCCTCCAGTCCCGCCTGCCCGAGCTGCGGGAGGCCGCCTGCGTGGTGGTCGCCGCCGGGATGGACGGAGCACTGCCCACCGTCGTCGCGGGACAGATCAGCGCGCCCGTGGTCGCGCTGCCCACCTCCGTCGGCTACGGGGTCGCGGCGGGCGGCGTCACCGCGGCGCTCACCATGCTCTCCGCCTGCGCGCCCGGCATCGGCGTGGTCAACATCGACAACGGCTACGGCGCCGGCCATCTCGCCGCGCAGATCGCCCGCTGGGCCCCGGGGGCCCGGTGA
- a CDS encoding winged helix-turn-helix domain-containing protein, with product MALDPPPLLDDHDRMRAVSHPARWRVLQELWNGSTLTSTDAAELAGLSPSAMSYHLRRLAALGLVEQSASADGRERPWRASTDGLNMTGQPDESLGGMMMQNFAADIARALATPPPPDGDPRPWPANFAHRRVRMTRAESKALHARISAVITEAEEAGNARAERGDEAGEPAYRYDVFFAAAAADDGQETGRP from the coding sequence ATGGCCCTCGATCCCCCACCGCTGCTGGACGATCACGACCGCATGCGCGCGGTCAGCCACCCGGCCCGCTGGCGGGTGCTGCAGGAACTCTGGAACGGGAGCACGCTGACCAGCACGGACGCGGCGGAACTGGCGGGTTTGAGCCCGTCGGCGATGAGCTATCACCTGCGGCGCCTGGCGGCGCTGGGGCTGGTCGAGCAGTCCGCCTCGGCCGATGGGCGCGAGCGTCCCTGGCGCGCGAGCACCGACGGGCTGAACATGACCGGTCAGCCGGACGAGTCGCTCGGCGGGATGATGATGCAGAACTTCGCCGCGGACATCGCCCGCGCGCTGGCCACCCCGCCCCCGCCCGATGGCGACCCCCGGCCCTGGCCGGCGAACTTCGCCCACCGCCGGGTGCGGATGACCCGGGCCGAGTCGAAGGCGCTGCACGCCCGGATCAGCGCGGTGATCACGGAGGCCGAGGAGGCCGGGAACGCCCGTGCGGAGCGCGGGGACGAGGCCGGAGAGCCCGCCTACCGCTACGACGTCTTCTTCGCGGCCGCCGCTGCGGACGACGGGCAGGAGACCGGCCGGCCCTGA
- a CDS encoding DMT family transporter, which translates to MGWSLLGGAILAEVIGTLSLRVAAGGRRPWYLLVAVAYLLAFALLSGTLAAGMPLGVAYGMWAAVGIVLTALASRVLFREALTPVMLAGMGMIAVGVLLIELGGAG; encoded by the coding sequence ATGGGCTGGTCGCTGCTGGGCGGAGCGATCCTCGCCGAGGTGATCGGCACCCTGTCCCTGCGCGTCGCCGCCGGCGGCCGTCGCCCCTGGTACCTGCTGGTCGCCGTCGCGTACCTGCTGGCCTTCGCGCTGCTGTCCGGGACGCTCGCGGCCGGGATGCCGCTCGGGGTCGCCTACGGCATGTGGGCCGCGGTGGGCATCGTGCTCACCGCCCTCGCCTCCCGCGTGCTGTTCCGCGAGGCGCTGACCCCGGTGATGCTCGCCGGGATGGGGATGATCGCGGTCGGGGTGCTGCTGATCGAGCTCGGAGGCGCGGGCTGA
- a CDS encoding MFS transporter: protein MIPPLRRNARFQFLWAGSACTTLGTEINRIALPLTLLALTGSAARAGLVAAVLTASMLLAQMPAGIWVDRHDRRRILLIAQAVQVLNAVALLAGLVAGYAGLPGFLVFAAVDGLCQAFLGPARQVSIRAVVPSSQLRGAFAQEEARSHAGRVAGPAIGGVLTGVGLLAPYLAMAVSVAAAWVFAMLAKVPRRPEEDEEADTGSASATDEEADTPEDGATRTSRPGMLAETRDALRWLLARRGLREMTLVLMAMNLCGGAVTLSLIVHIRSLGGTATLTGFVLTGIGIGGLLGALVSGWVTGKVAIGRLAVGVPAVLGLCLILAALPWTPWWPFFPILAFSLVTPALNVAAGAVISQLVPAGMLGRIGALLGMASMALSPLGPLIGGLLAGRLGGGWALVVAGAGFLLTALAGALSPTLRRFTASS, encoded by the coding sequence ATGATCCCGCCGCTGCGGCGCAACGCCCGGTTCCAGTTCCTGTGGGCGGGCTCGGCCTGCACCACGCTGGGGACGGAGATCAACCGCATCGCCCTGCCTCTGACGTTGCTGGCGCTGACCGGCAGCGCCGCCCGCGCCGGGCTGGTCGCCGCGGTGCTCACGGCGTCGATGCTGCTCGCGCAGATGCCCGCCGGGATCTGGGTGGACCGGCACGACCGCCGACGCATCCTGCTGATCGCCCAGGCCGTCCAGGTGCTCAACGCCGTGGCGCTGCTTGCAGGGCTCGTCGCCGGATACGCGGGCCTGCCCGGATTCCTGGTCTTCGCCGCCGTCGACGGGCTCTGCCAGGCCTTCCTCGGCCCGGCGCGGCAGGTCTCGATCCGCGCAGTGGTCCCGTCCTCCCAGCTGCGCGGCGCCTTCGCACAGGAGGAGGCCCGTTCCCACGCGGGCCGCGTGGCAGGTCCAGCGATCGGAGGCGTCCTCACCGGGGTGGGGCTCCTGGCGCCCTATCTCGCGATGGCCGTGAGCGTGGCGGCGGCGTGGGTGTTCGCGATGCTCGCGAAGGTGCCACGGCGTCCGGAGGAGGACGAGGAGGCGGACACTGGGAGCGCATCCGCCACCGACGAGGAGGCGGACACGCCGGAGGACGGTGCGACCAGGACGTCCCGACCCGGCATGCTCGCGGAGACCCGGGACGCATTGCGGTGGCTGCTGGCCCGGCGAGGCCTGCGGGAGATGACGCTGGTGCTCATGGCGATGAACCTCTGCGGTGGCGCCGTCACGCTCTCGCTCATCGTGCATATCCGCTCCCTCGGAGGGACGGCGACGCTCACCGGCTTCGTGCTCACCGGCATCGGCATCGGTGGCCTCCTCGGCGCCCTCGTCTCGGGGTGGGTGACCGGGAAGGTGGCCATCGGGCGCCTGGCCGTCGGGGTGCCGGCCGTGCTGGGCCTGTGCCTGATCCTCGCTGCTCTGCCGTGGACGCCCTGGTGGCCGTTCTTCCCGATCCTGGCCTTCAGCCTGGTCACCCCGGCGCTCAACGTCGCCGCCGGGGCGGTGATCTCGCAGCTGGTGCCGGCCGGCATGCTCGGCCGCATCGGCGCGCTGCTGGGGATGGCGAGCATGGCGCTGTCCCCGCTCGGGCCGCTGATCGGCGGCCTGCTCGCGGGGCGTCTCGGCGGTGGTTGGGCGCTGGTCGTGGCGGGGGCCGGATTCCTGCTGACCGCTCTCGCCGGGGCGCTGAGCCCTACCCTGCGACGGTTCACGGCATCGTCATGA
- the larE gene encoding ATP-dependent sacrificial sulfur transferase LarE, protein MTPEALAGETLELADAVSAQLEGVGRLGVAFSGGVDSATLLALAVRALGAAEVVALLGVSPSLARRERRLAHQVAAVIGVDVVEVPTHEGENPEYQRNDAARCFHCKDELFTRIGDDVVGAQRLDAVAYGENADDAIRHDRPGAGAATRHRVLRPLSAVGMTKPQVRAVARDLSLPVADKPAAPCLASRVPFGQEVTPEKLRQIDDLEDAVYAQGFSDCRVRHHGAVGRIELPTDELARAMEPEIRAALVAAGTETGFQHVTIDLDGIRSGLFSLQIVGKGAGAHG, encoded by the coding sequence ATGACCCCGGAGGCGCTCGCGGGCGAGACGCTCGAGCTCGCCGACGCCGTCTCCGCCCAGCTCGAGGGCGTGGGCCGGCTCGGCGTCGCCTTCTCCGGCGGCGTCGACTCCGCGACCCTGCTCGCACTCGCGGTGCGGGCCCTCGGCGCCGCGGAGGTCGTCGCCCTGCTCGGCGTCTCCCCGTCCCTCGCCCGGCGGGAGCGGCGCCTCGCGCACCAGGTCGCCGCCGTGATCGGCGTGGACGTGGTCGAGGTGCCCACCCACGAGGGCGAGAACCCCGAGTACCAGAGGAATGACGCTGCCCGCTGCTTCCATTGCAAGGACGAGCTGTTCACCCGCATCGGCGACGACGTCGTCGGTGCCCAGCGGCTGGACGCGGTCGCCTACGGCGAGAACGCCGACGACGCCATCCGCCACGACCGCCCCGGTGCCGGCGCCGCGACCCGCCACCGGGTGCTGCGCCCGCTGTCCGCGGTCGGCATGACGAAGCCCCAGGTGCGCGCCGTCGCCCGGGACCTCTCGCTGCCGGTGGCGGACAAGCCCGCCGCCCCCTGCCTCGCCTCCCGGGTCCCCTTCGGCCAGGAGGTCACGCCCGAGAAGCTGCGCCAGATCGACGACCTCGAGGACGCCGTCTACGCGCAGGGATTCAGCGACTGCCGGGTGCGCCACCACGGCGCCGTCGGCCGCATCGAGCTGCCCACCGACGAACTGGCCCGCGCCATGGAGCCCGAGATCCGCGCCGCCCTCGTCGCCGCCGGCACGGAGACCGGGTTCCAGCACGTCACGATCGACCTCGACGGCATCCGCTCGGGACTGTTCTCCCTGCAGATCGTGGGCAAGGGCGCCGGGGCGCATGGCTGA
- a CDS encoding DMT family transporter yields the protein MTAWLLLLGAILSEVTATLSLRGALDRPALYAVVAGGYALSYGLLVLVLKRGMGLGVAYGIWGACGVVLTALLSAVLFGEAFTTLKTSGIVLVAAGVVVVELGSRQTRREAA from the coding sequence GTGACCGCCTGGCTGCTGCTGCTCGGCGCGATCCTCAGCGAGGTCACCGCCACCCTGTCACTGCGCGGCGCCCTGGATCGGCCCGCGCTCTACGCAGTGGTCGCCGGCGGCTATGCCCTCTCCTACGGCCTGCTCGTCCTGGTCCTCAAGCGCGGCATGGGGCTCGGCGTCGCCTACGGCATCTGGGGCGCCTGCGGGGTGGTCCTCACCGCCCTGCTCTCCGCCGTGCTGTTCGGCGAGGCGTTCACGACCCTGAAGACCTCCGGGATCGTGCTGGTGGCCGCCGGCGTGGTGGTCGTCGAGCTCGGGTCCCGGCAGACCCGACGGGAGGCGGCATGA
- a CDS encoding ATP-binding protein, giving the protein MRDQELREHVIRLRRQGRDDALVEATAAGGGVPKSVWQTISAFANTDGGLIILGLDEQTDFGPVEGFDPQRILDALHSGLDDSHSADPKVLPIPPHDPRHADVDGAPVVTLRVGALHEVPGAVMPCFVSAQGIERGSYKRVGDADKHLSPYETHLLRSRRSPDRTDREEVTGTTPADLSSELVGRTLDGLRHRSRALTGIDAGDSLGGLLRVNAVSSAGVPTLAGYLAIGVYPQQEFPHLVIDVAVHPGTEKSRDPTVRFLDRQSCDGPLPQAVDDAVRATLRNLRSRRVVDGATGIDVPEIPAEVLREAITNGVMHRDYSAFARGQQVAVDIFADRVEVKSPGGFWGDRTKENVAEGYSTARNENLVRLLTVVPMPDGRSTVAENQGSGVPLMVTAMRQQGLPAPDYSTSTIDHVVVRLARFGLIEPDMEAWLDGLPDREQRERAHDAALALAKLNGHVSVVDLRNNLGLDSDDCRAALAQLVADGLLVGMNDGPYVLTDLQMTDSVSGARWQILSLLDGSLPKSIAEISEATGKTRSALRPLLRDLVEQELVVATAPPQSRNRKYLLPPRR; this is encoded by the coding sequence ATGAGGGATCAGGAACTCCGCGAGCACGTCATCCGCCTGCGGAGGCAGGGCAGGGATGACGCTCTCGTCGAGGCCACAGCGGCGGGCGGCGGCGTACCGAAGAGTGTCTGGCAGACGATCTCAGCCTTCGCCAACACCGACGGCGGGCTCATCATCCTCGGGCTCGACGAACAGACCGACTTCGGTCCTGTCGAGGGCTTTGATCCCCAGAGGATCCTCGACGCACTCCACTCGGGCCTGGACGATTCACACAGCGCGGACCCGAAGGTCCTGCCGATCCCCCCTCACGATCCCCGGCACGCCGACGTCGACGGGGCGCCTGTGGTCACGCTCCGCGTCGGCGCGCTGCACGAGGTCCCTGGAGCTGTGATGCCCTGCTTCGTGAGTGCACAGGGAATCGAGCGAGGGAGCTACAAGAGGGTCGGCGATGCCGACAAGCACCTGAGTCCCTACGAGACCCACCTCCTGCGCTCGCGGCGGAGCCCTGACCGCACCGACCGCGAGGAGGTCACGGGTACGACGCCGGCCGATCTCTCCTCAGAACTGGTCGGCCGCACGCTCGACGGACTCCGCCACCGCAGTCGGGCGCTCACCGGGATCGACGCGGGAGACTCCCTCGGAGGACTGCTCCGGGTCAATGCCGTGAGCTCCGCCGGCGTACCGACCCTTGCCGGATACCTGGCAATCGGCGTGTATCCGCAACAGGAGTTCCCTCATCTCGTCATCGATGTCGCTGTGCATCCGGGTACGGAGAAGTCCCGGGATCCCACGGTGCGCTTTCTCGATCGGCAGAGCTGCGACGGACCGTTGCCCCAGGCCGTCGACGATGCGGTGCGCGCGACTCTGAGGAACCTGCGATCCCGTCGGGTCGTCGACGGAGCAACCGGCATCGATGTTCCTGAGATCCCTGCCGAGGTGCTCCGGGAAGCGATCACGAACGGGGTCATGCATCGCGACTATTCCGCGTTCGCCCGTGGACAACAGGTCGCGGTGGACATCTTCGCGGACCGCGTCGAGGTGAAGAGTCCCGGGGGCTTCTGGGGCGACCGGACGAAGGAGAACGTCGCGGAGGGCTACTCGACTGCACGGAACGAGAATCTCGTCCGGCTGCTCACCGTCGTGCCCATGCCGGACGGCCGTTCCACCGTCGCGGAGAATCAGGGCTCAGGGGTCCCTCTCATGGTGACAGCCATGCGACAGCAAGGACTGCCCGCTCCCGACTACAGCACCTCGACGATCGACCACGTCGTCGTACGGCTGGCCCGCTTCGGGCTCATCGAGCCTGACATGGAGGCATGGCTCGACGGATTGCCGGATCGGGAGCAGCGCGAGCGGGCACATGATGCAGCTCTGGCTCTGGCGAAGCTCAACGGCCATGTGTCCGTGGTGGACCTGCGCAACAACCTCGGGCTGGACTCGGACGACTGCCGGGCGGCTCTCGCACAGCTCGTCGCGGACGGACTTCTCGTCGGGATGAACGACGGCCCGTATGTGCTGACCGATCTGCAGATGACCGATTCCGTCTCCGGCGCACGGTGGCAGATCCTCTCCCTCCTCGACGGCAGCCTCCCGAAGTCCATCGCCGAGATCTCCGAGGCGACGGGCAAGACCCGGTCGGCGCTCCGCCCGCTGCTGCGCGACCTGGTCGAGCAGGAGCTGGTCGTCGCGACAGCGCCACCGCAGAGCCGCAACAGGAAATACCTCCTGCCGCCGCGACGCTGA